GCGAATTGATCAATAAATAGAAGTATTTTGGGTTATAATGCCCCCGCACTGGGCATAATGGTCATCGTTTCCACTACGGCCTGTTTGGGCAGTAACACCGCTTGCAGAATGGCCTGAGCGATGATATCCGGGGTTAACATGGCCGAGCGATCGAAATCTGCTTTGACGCTATCGCTGTCCCAGATGGGAGTATTGACAGCCCCGGGGGTGATAATCGTGACGCGAATGGCGTTAGCCCGCTCCTCGATCGCTAAAATGCGAGAAAATGCCACTAATGCCGCTTTGCTGACACTATAGGCCCCCCAATCGGGGAAAAAATTATCGGCGGCGATCGAAGAAACGTTAATAATCGTGCCTCCCCCCTGTTGACGCATAGCAGGTAAAATCCCTTGCACGCACTGGTAAACACTGGTTAAATTCAGGTCGATCACCCGCTGCCAGTCTGACAAAGGTGTGTCGGCCAAGGGGTTTGTGTAACCCATGCCGGCATTATTGATCAGAATGTCGATCGGTCCGGATTCTTGGGCGATTTTAGCGATACTAGGAGCTACTTCCGGGATATCTGCCAAATCTAAGGGGTAAGCTTGGGCTGATACGCCTAAATCTGCCGCCATTGCCGCCACGGTTGCCAATTTTTGTTGATCGCGACCGATTAAAACCAGATTAATTCCCGCCTTGGCGAAAGCGAGGGCGGTTTCTTTGCCGATGCCGCTACTGGCTCCGGTGATCAGCGCTCGCTGTTGACGAATAACAGAGTTCATGGTATAATCTGAAATCTCTTAATTCCGGGTAGTTAGGGCAAAATTTTGGCGGTCAGGGAGACCCTAGAAAGGTTTAAGGGAATTGGGTTGGATCGGAGCAATTTTTCTCGCACCAAAATTGCCGCGTCCACCTGGGACGGGGGGAAGCATTGACTATCGGGTAGGTTCAAGATTAAGAATCGTTACAAAATTTTACCTAGCCAATTATAGCACTGTTAAGTCAGGGATCACTAATTTTTGTGTATATTCAGATAGATATCTAACCAGGGAGAGAAAAAAGCGGCCTGGTGGGCGAGAATTCTTGAGGCTGTCTTGGTGGAAAACTCCCTCTCCCTGCGCTCAAAACTACTCACCGGAGGAGATGGCGGCGCTGGGTTGACTGCGATTGACAATCACCACTCGATCGCCGACAACGGGACTTCTAGCTAGGAGAATTCCCTCGTTATCCTTCATTTCCAAGCGGCGAAAATCGAGACTTTGGCAACGTTGAAAAACCGAATTAGCCAATTTATCCTGTTGTGATGCCTCCAGGCTATACCAATTATCGCCCAAAATAACTACTAGACGACTAGCTAAAAAGTCCGCTTCTACGCTAGAAATAATCCCGGCGGGATAACGAGTAGTTAAATCGGTAATTTCCTCTTGAATGGCTGCGACTAAACTTTGTTCGGGAGTTAATCGCGGTTTTGCTTTGGTAATCGGGACCGGAATCGGTGCCTCTGGTGCGGTTAATTCCGGGGGAGTTTCGATAATTTCCCCGGCTGCCGGTGGAGGACTGGGGACAACTTCAGGCATATTTTCGGCAATTTCCGCCGGATTTTTCGGTAAACTGATCACGGCTACTAAGAGGATAGTGACTAAACTTCCTGTTAACAAGCCGGTGATTAACCAATCGGGAATTTTTTCGCTAATTCCCCCGGGTAAAAGTCGGCGAATTTTGTTCAAAATTGCCGTCCACCACCCTTCCACCTGATCGAAATCCGGTAAAATATCGTCGATTCCCTCGGCTGCTTCGATGGGAGAATCTGGGGTTAAACTTTGCTCAACTCCGGCGAATTCATCTGGTTTTAAAGCAGCGGCTAACTGTTGCGTTGAGTTAAGAAGATTATCAACAGCAACTTTTGGGGGTAACACTGTCCCCGTTCCCGTGTTAAGTTGGGAAACGATCGAATTTAACTGCTCGATCGCCTCCTGTAGTCGGCTCACCGTTTCTGCTTGGCTGAAATTCTCTCGCTCATTTGGTTGAGTCATAATTAATTCTTCTTAACCCGCTGCCATTCTTTTTCAAAATATCATTGTATGCGCCGTTTTCTCGGTTTTTTAACCAGTATTTTCCTTGTCTTCCTGACTGCTTGTGGTAGTGTTACTCCCCCGCAAGAATTTGCACCCCCTGGAGAAATCGTCACTAAAGCCCTTTTATTACAATTTCGTCACACATCCGATCGCCTTAGTCAATCTTTACAGATCGATGAGCCGCAGGTAAAAATTGCTAAAATTAATGTCACCAGTCTGGAACCGATTTATGTGGGCAATTTGCCCGCTTATCACTTGCAGGGAGATTACGATCTAACTCTGCAATTGCCCCATCAAAAAGATACCAAACAACACAACAATTTTGATCTTTATTTACAAAGACAGATCGAGGGGAAAACTTGGCGTTTACTCGAAGAAGTTGCCTCCCAATGGCGCAGCTATTTAGTCAAATAACCGGAAAAAGCCGAGGGATTTTGCTATAGTCTATGATCAACAGCAATGACAATCCTCAAAGGGAAAATTTAGCGATCATGATTACCTGTCCTCGTTGTCAGCACAAGGTCGATAGTCAAGCCTTACGATGTCCCTACTGTGCTAATATTTTAAAGGCCTATGGTCATCCCGGCATGACCCTGCATCAAGCCGTCACGGGCGAGTTTTTATGTGAAACTTGTCTCTACCATGGCGATGATAGCTGTAATTTTCCCCAACGTCCCTACGCTACCAGTTGCACTTTATACAAAAATAGCCAAATAATAGCCGAAAAAATTCCTCCTCTCCCGCTGCCTAGGGTTTTTAAAAATTGGTGTCTTAGAAATAAGGGATTATTACTATTATTAACCATGATTTTGGGCAGTATTGCCCTGGCTTTTATAAACTCACGTCGTTAATTTTCTTGCTGGCGATCAAGCCTTGATATAGAGCTAGATCGAACCAGAAAGTTGTGCCAATTCCCACTTCACTAATCAAATTAATTTGACTATAGTGCTTTTCAATAATATTTTTGACTATCGATAATCCTAATCCCGTCCCTTCTAGGGTATGAACGCGATTTTCTACCCGATAGAAGCGATCAAATATGGCACTTTGATCCTCGGCATCAATGCCAATACCAGTATCGGATACTTCCACGCGAATTTTGATAGTTTCTTGGGGATTATCTTTGGTTATTTTATAGGCACGAATCACCACTTTACCGCCGGCAGGAGTAAATTTTAGGGAGTTACCGACTAGATTAGTTAATACCTGTAAGAGTAGATCATAATGGCCTAAAATTGGTAGTAAATTGGCTTCAATTTCCGAGCTTAATTCTAGTCCTTTATCCCTAGCATTGAGTTGATAGGTCCTTAGGGTTTGTTCGATTAATTGTCCGATATCGATCGCATCTAAGTTATAGTTACGCGAGGATTCTAACCGAGAAAGATCGAGAACATCATTAACTAAACGAGTTAAGCGATCGGTTTCATGATTAGCGGTTTCTAAAAACTCTCTTTTTTCTGTATCGCTGAGATCCTCACCAAATTCT
This portion of the Microcystis aeruginosa NIES-2549 genome encodes:
- a CDS encoding SDR family oxidoreductase: MNSVIRQQRALITGASSGIGKETALAFAKAGINLVLIGRDQQKLATVAAMAADLGVSAQAYPLDLADIPEVAPSIAKIAQESGPIDILINNAGMGYTNPLADTPLSDWQRVIDLNLTSVYQCVQGILPAMRQQGGGTIINVSSIAADNFFPDWGAYSVSKAALVAFSRILAIEERANAIRVTIITPGAVNTPIWDSDSVKADFDRSAMLTPDIIAQAILQAVLLPKQAVVETMTIMPSAGAL